In Haloarcula halophila, a single window of DNA contains:
- a CDS encoding gamma carbonic anhydrase family protein, with the protein MQRPFDGTTPRVADEAFVSEMAYAVGDVDVGPRASIWPFVCLRGDGGTVTVGEESNVQEFTMLHGATIGEEVTIGHGAVVDYATVHDHALVGMGSAVMGGATVESDCIVAANAVVRQGQRVPSGHMAYGIPAETRPLTDEQLAQIGETHESYVELAATYRGTAAEAGTDD; encoded by the coding sequence ATGCAACGACCGTTCGACGGTACGACTCCACGGGTCGCGGACGAGGCGTTCGTCTCGGAGATGGCATACGCAGTCGGCGATGTCGACGTGGGTCCACGGGCGAGCATCTGGCCGTTCGTCTGTCTCCGTGGCGATGGCGGGACGGTCACGGTCGGCGAGGAAAGCAACGTTCAGGAGTTCACGATGCTGCACGGGGCGACCATCGGCGAGGAAGTGACGATCGGCCACGGGGCGGTCGTCGACTACGCCACCGTCCACGACCACGCACTAGTCGGGATGGGGAGCGCCGTCATGGGCGGTGCAACGGTCGAATCGGACTGTATCGTCGCGGCGAACGCGGTCGTGCGGCAGGGACAGCGGGTCCCGTCGGGACATATGGCCTACGGCATTCCCGCCGAGACACGCCCGCTAACCGACGAACAGTTGGCACAGATCGGCGAGACCCACGAGAGCTACGTCGAACTCGCGGCGACCTACCGCGGGACGGCGGCGGAAGCAGGAACCGACGACTGA
- a CDS encoding ubiquinone biosynthesis protein UbiA: MAGRLAGLAAHVRPTFMLPVVGTSVCGALLAPTVSGWLGVQHAVAVGTALFVAHLRDGLVDGHVRGEEEPPLSVSAYRWATGAGTAVALLLAASLTMSAGALAGGSVLVLLGLALLHAPYLDRHPVPVTVDYPIGIAITLAGGFATQTGRLPAGVVAVAASTAVLLAGIKVGIDRLDAAFDRTIEKRTVPVIAGATGAQAVAVGSFATAALSVGGVVWVGVLPPMAAVAAVAAGGCAVATLLVPARSAVRVQMGLSYVFVGTLVAARCDGACAGWTVVTKVAPLSAVRQVQFDLVGRGPELIEYLTLAACP, translated from the coding sequence ATGGCAGGACGCCTCGCCGGGCTTGCCGCACACGTCCGTCCCACGTTCATGCTGCCGGTGGTCGGGACATCGGTCTGTGGCGCGCTGCTCGCACCGACCGTGAGCGGCTGGCTCGGGGTCCAGCACGCCGTCGCCGTCGGAACGGCGCTGTTCGTCGCCCACCTGCGGGACGGCCTCGTCGACGGCCACGTGCGTGGCGAGGAGGAACCGCCGCTGTCGGTATCGGCGTATCGATGGGCGACAGGGGCTGGGACCGCCGTAGCGCTCCTGCTGGCGGCCTCACTGACCATGAGCGCCGGTGCCCTGGCCGGCGGGTCAGTCCTCGTGTTACTCGGTCTCGCGCTGTTGCACGCCCCGTACCTCGACCGGCATCCGGTCCCGGTGACGGTCGACTATCCGATCGGTATCGCGATCACGCTCGCCGGCGGGTTCGCCACACAGACCGGGCGACTGCCGGCCGGCGTCGTCGCGGTGGCCGCGAGCACAGCGGTGCTGTTGGCGGGGATCAAGGTCGGCATCGACCGGCTCGACGCCGCCTTCGACCGTACGATCGAGAAACGGACCGTCCCCGTCATCGCAGGGGCGACAGGTGCTCAGGCGGTCGCGGTCGGGAGCTTCGCTACCGCGGCGCTGTCGGTGGGCGGCGTCGTCTGGGTGGGCGTCCTCCCGCCGATGGCCGCCGTCGCCGCAGTCGCTGCGGGCGGGTGTGCTGTGGCCACGCTGCTCGTCCCGGCTCGATCGGCCGTGCGAGTCCAGATGGGCCTGAGCTACGTGTTCGTTGGCACGCTGGTTGCCGCTCGCTGTGACGGTGCGTGTGCCGGGTGGACAGTGGTGACCAAGGTGGCCCCGCTCTCAGCGGTACGCCAGGTTCAGTTCGATCTCGTCGGTCGCGGCCCGGAGTTGATCGAGTACCTCACCCTCGCAGCGTGCCCGTGA
- a CDS encoding IclR family transcriptional regulator has translation MEQPPKTGRGIKSDETLFALIESLRELDGAGVTELAERLDVAKSTIHGHLTTMREHGFVVKHGTDYHLGLGFFDYGQYVRGQQSIFRSGMQAVDELEEATGEMAWLITHENGKAMYLYGRGGQNDIDINTILGTWAYMHCNSGGKAILAHLPEEQIHAIVDEHGLPARTENTITTREALFDELAQIRDQGYALNLSEDLKGVHAIGIPLTFEGEIQGALSIAGPAHRLSRARCEGEVLDQLRAATDEIELNLAYR, from the coding sequence ATGGAACAGCCCCCGAAAACCGGGCGCGGGATAAAATCGGACGAAACGCTGTTCGCTCTCATCGAATCACTCAGGGAGCTAGACGGGGCGGGCGTGACTGAACTGGCCGAACGCCTCGATGTCGCAAAGAGCACTATCCACGGTCATCTGACGACGATGCGCGAGCACGGCTTCGTGGTGAAACACGGGACGGACTACCATCTCGGGCTGGGGTTTTTCGACTACGGACAGTACGTCAGAGGCCAGCAGAGCATCTTCCGGTCCGGGATGCAAGCAGTCGACGAACTGGAGGAGGCAACCGGGGAGATGGCGTGGCTCATCACCCACGAGAACGGGAAGGCCATGTACCTCTACGGCCGTGGCGGTCAGAACGACATCGACATCAACACGATCCTCGGCACGTGGGCGTACATGCACTGCAACTCCGGCGGGAAGGCGATCCTCGCGCACCTGCCCGAGGAACAGATCCACGCTATCGTCGACGAGCACGGGCTACCGGCCCGGACCGAGAACACGATCACCACGCGGGAGGCCCTGTTCGACGAACTCGCACAGATCCGCGACCAGGGGTACGCGCTGAACCTCAGCGAGGATCTGAAGGGTGTCCACGCGATCGGGATCCCGCTGACGTTCGAGGGGGAGATACAGGGTGCCCTGAGCATCGCAGGGCCGGCTCACCGGCTTTCACGGGCACGCTGCGAGGGTGAGGTACTCGATCAACTCCGGGCCGCGACCGACGAGATCGAACTGAACCTGGCGTACCGCTGA